One window from the genome of Palaemon carinicauda isolate YSFRI2023 chromosome 24, ASM3689809v2, whole genome shotgun sequence encodes:
- the LOC137618488 gene encoding myosin heavy chain, clone 203-like — translation MDNLFEMTWPYLALAALRGVAVLREASGNPLWYIFTGVNRDGQDNVFGIDKFLLFAGLAVFWFGLRQGKRRKTDEKEEKEEDLKRNIRDLCVTLEEKVKNLNVITVYMTKIQELERKLKETEECKNKKEEVESILRFTKHKLEYQALEDKIRCLEDQKILMEKQMAAGERSKAELEEELLQIKEGNKDLKKTADEMAQRNDDLNNQVMSLTAHLAKCNCRLVQLQTDADKMHKNLCKVTEEKMQMEKHIQSQAEIIYCCKKDKEEMQLKVQDLRKEVRFLSQKKQNLECQLQEKDTRLQDQKDLLQKRDCRLQEMTKKANAIDGENNRLQDELRQLQREKEQCLRDLENIKMQKKQQEETNARLQQQISVLMRWRQSLAFGLMKNDDQLFNGAP, via the coding sequence ATGGATAACCTATTTGAAATGACTTGGCCTTACTTGGCCCTCGCCGCTCTCCGCGGAGTCGCCGTGCTCCGTGAAGCCTCCGGGAATCCTCTTTGGTACATCTTTACTGGAGTCAACCGTGATGGTCAGGACAACGTCTTCGGGATCGACAAGTTCCTTCTCTTTGCTGGACTTGCAGTTTTTTGGTTTGGTCTGAGGCAAGGAAAGCGACGAAAGactgatgaaaaagaagaaaaagaagaagacttgAAGAGAAATATTCGGGATCTCTGTGTCACACTAGAAGAGAAAGTGAAGAATCTGAATGTGATTACCGTCTATATGACAAAGATTCAAGAGCTGGAGCGCAAGTTGAAAGAAACAGAGGAATGCAAGAATAAGAAAGAAGAGGTAGAGAGTATCTTAAGATTTACAAAGCACAAGTTGGAATATCAAGCCTTGGAAGACAAGATCCGTTGCCTCGAGGATCAGAAGATTCTTATGGAAAAGCAGATGGCGGCTGGTGAAAGGTCTAAAGCTGAGCTGGAAGAAGAGCTCCTTCAAATCAAAGAAGGAAACAAAGACCTGAAGAAAACTGCTGATGAAATGGCCCAAAGAAATGATGACTTGAATAACCAGGTGATGAGTCTGACAGCTCACTTGGCTAAGTGCAATTGCCGGCTCGTTCAGCTACAGACTGATGCAGATAAGATGCACAAGAATCTGTGTAAAGTGACTGAAGAAAAGATGCAGATGGAAAAACACATCCAGTCACAAGCTGAGATAATCTACTGTTGCAAGAAGGACAAGGAAGAGATGCAGCTTAAAGTTCAAGATCTACGAAAAGAAGTAAGATTCCTCTCGCAAAAGAAGCAAAATCTGGAATGCCAGCTACAAGAAAAAGACACCAGACTTCAGGATCAAAAGGATTTGCTGCAAAAGAGAGACTGTCGTCTTCAGGAGATGACCAAGAAAGCCAACGCCATCGATGGAGAAAATAATCGACTGCAAGATGAGCTGCGGCAGCTACAACGAGAGAAGGAACAGTGTCTCCGTGACCTTGAAAACatcaagatgcagaagaaacaacaagaggaaacAAACGCAAGACTTCAACAACAAATCTCTGTTCTCATGAGATGGCGCCAAAGTTTGGCCTTTGGCCTGATGAAGAATGACGATCAGCTCTTTAATGGGGCTCCATAG